A single Paenibacillus kribbensis DNA region contains:
- a CDS encoding NAD(P)H-dependent oxidoreductase translates to METLTNTKHQILSAYEFRHATKEFDSHKKISDSDFDFILETGRLSPSSFGFEPWKFVVVQSNAMREKLLPYSWGAQKQLPTASHFVLILSRLPKDMAASSDYIKGMMENVQQLPAEVMQGKEKVYDAFLKSDFGLEDNERAMFEWACRQTYIALGNMMTAAAQIGIDSCPIEGFNKQEIERILSEEGIMDAEHFGISCMVAFGYRVNEPRGKTRRPVDQVIEWV, encoded by the coding sequence ATGGAAACCTTAACAAACACTAAACATCAAATCTTGTCAGCATATGAGTTCAGACATGCAACCAAAGAATTTGATAGTCACAAAAAGATTAGCGATTCCGACTTCGATTTTATTCTTGAAACTGGTCGTTTATCCCCGAGTTCATTTGGCTTTGAGCCCTGGAAGTTCGTTGTCGTCCAAAGTAATGCCATGCGCGAGAAGCTGCTGCCCTACTCCTGGGGAGCCCAAAAACAGCTGCCAACAGCAAGCCATTTCGTACTCATCCTCTCCAGACTGCCTAAAGATATGGCAGCCTCATCCGATTACATCAAGGGTATGATGGAAAACGTACAGCAATTGCCTGCTGAAGTTATGCAAGGCAAAGAGAAAGTATATGACGCCTTCCTGAAATCAGATTTTGGACTGGAAGACAATGAAAGGGCTATGTTCGAGTGGGCCTGTCGACAAACCTACATCGCATTGGGCAATATGATGACAGCCGCAGCTCAAATCGGCATTGACTCCTGTCCGATCGAAGGTTTTAATAAACAGGAAATCGAACGTATTCTCTCCGAGGAAGGCATCATGGATGCCGAGCATTTCGGTATTTCCTGCATGGTGGCTTTTGGATACCGTGTGAATGAGCCACGCGGAAAAACCCGGCGGCCTGTAGATCAGGTTATTGAATGGGTCTAA
- a CDS encoding ABC transporter substrate-binding protein, with product MLKKKSFFMLTTLMLVLSAFISACSGSNNGSNSAPASGDKKEPTSAETRSFKTVKGDIQIPVKPQRIVTDFYGGELLSVGANVVGVEPTAFQNPFLTDLLKEKGTKEVGDPTNLEKTLELKPDLIVVMKDTNYEALSKIAPTLYIPYGTTTNIYDTVKLFGDITGEKEKAEQFIAAFDKKAAEGRARLKGVIDEKATFGLYELTDKNALWIFGDNAGRGGQAVYNALKLNMPKKTANSKEQTVQLSMEVLPQYDADYMFLTTYDPEKKGDALKQLKSSAVWGNLPAVKNNRVFFNDFDTYYRYDPIAITGQIDMIVDMLIEREKENKAKK from the coding sequence ATGTTGAAGAAAAAATCGTTTTTTATGCTGACTACTTTGATGCTTGTATTGTCTGCATTCATTAGCGCTTGCAGCGGAAGCAATAATGGAAGTAATTCCGCTCCAGCTTCAGGGGATAAGAAAGAGCCAACTTCGGCTGAGACGAGAAGCTTTAAAACGGTAAAAGGGGATATTCAAATTCCAGTCAAACCACAGCGCATTGTAACGGATTTTTACGGTGGGGAATTATTGTCCGTAGGAGCTAATGTGGTGGGGGTGGAGCCGACTGCGTTTCAAAATCCTTTTCTGACCGACTTGCTCAAGGAAAAAGGGACCAAAGAAGTGGGTGACCCGACCAATTTGGAGAAGACATTGGAACTCAAACCCGATCTGATCGTGGTTATGAAGGATACGAATTACGAGGCTTTGTCTAAAATCGCACCTACTCTGTATATTCCGTACGGAACGACGACCAATATTTACGATACCGTTAAACTGTTCGGTGACATCACCGGAGAGAAAGAAAAGGCAGAGCAATTTATTGCTGCATTTGATAAAAAAGCTGCTGAAGGCCGCGCACGTCTTAAAGGCGTGATTGACGAAAAGGCAACCTTCGGCCTGTATGAGCTGACGGACAAGAATGCACTTTGGATATTTGGAGATAATGCGGGCCGGGGTGGACAAGCTGTATACAATGCACTCAAGCTGAATATGCCGAAGAAGACAGCCAATTCCAAGGAACAAACCGTACAGCTTTCGATGGAGGTACTGCCGCAGTATGACGCAGATTATATGTTTCTGACGACCTATGATCCGGAGAAAAAGGGTGACGCGCTCAAGCAGCTGAAATCGTCTGCCGTGTGGGGGAACCTCCCTGCGGTGAAGAACAATAGAGTGTTCTTTAACGATTTTGATACGTATTATCGTTATGATCCGATCGCAATTACCGGACAAATTGATATGATCGTAGATATGCTGATTGAAAGAGAAAAAGAGAACAAAGCTAAAAAATAA
- a CDS encoding S-layer homology domain-containing protein: MRCEKKLKRIRQYMTGLLAVWLFCIHTVPVFADRAFNDIEHSYAADAIEAMAAQGYVTGYQDGSFRPVQFISRQEWATIFAKTLKRTLNDKDVITFRDVSPWALPYVQILQKENITKGISDQLFGAKQNMTRQDMAVWYARYLGVSEDTRSAGISSFVDQFDISDYAQTSVWLMERLELIEGDTNHYFYPKKFVTRQDATLVAYRVWLGGDDLRERAKRLLESGNGAGTTNQLPSLPEPDKPAVDLSPEIRPQPVNPEIEEPERHSSKPKPPAPDPEPPAPDPKPPVPDPKPPVPDPKPPVPDPKPPVPDPKPPIPGPKPPVPGPKPPDHSSDFVVDEVVIKAPELINQPETYPSYQLSFQLYKEGQPVSIPAASVTSVTYTFSDALGVFDEQGKIAHAENIPAADGMIPVELEVTIAKPYRVLKAQTKLIVKEKTPPPEAPNVIRSVYLATYTISQATNLDPAAWSMPYVFHNAKGEVIPPGSLPSDLKLRIEDSSEIFDENGRIANLHLIPAVNSVIPFKIEVESPSQGIHFISDAELTVVPGERKKQYFAVSIMLQGKGGSATTVDQIKQARQLLMDHFGPNLKVTWAMENPFVFEDTNRPQLKQVLAYVDQYGDEIGILDGYANNLYEFPEWNLKMDEWLYMYRYNALNELHQGGTMGSPSVFESMDTDQYRKYLPKSLTSFTVNPEQAQWLKDHYKITSAMGWSATQYNANNMYGEGSPLMPYWSNKDNPIVPAQGLTDNSGIVFMNSVTIDPIGSRYTEGSSRWTLHPGDPYVNETDAAPQLYIAQQYLDNPYQRLNTVNYMSIILDINSFAQKHNLSQIWDNFVNHFPADREVEIVGVDGLKQIYESSVGSNNDHSEFSLMFRGSGFKTAMDSNNSPANLRYLWTENASQRIILSKEDGDAAWSIIDFTDYTRSPVPKMPYGKKNSKVDVSYVTGRNFKLNPTAPLTADEIQRVKDRLKEIYFAEEVKYQ, from the coding sequence ATGAGATGTGAGAAAAAATTAAAACGAATTAGGCAATACATGACTGGTTTACTGGCTGTTTGGTTGTTCTGTATACATACTGTGCCTGTTTTTGCAGATAGGGCCTTTAACGATATTGAACATTCCTACGCAGCGGATGCAATTGAAGCCATGGCTGCTCAAGGTTATGTTACGGGTTATCAGGATGGCAGTTTTCGACCTGTACAGTTTATTTCGCGGCAGGAATGGGCTACCATCTTCGCTAAAACCTTAAAGCGTACACTGAATGACAAGGACGTTATTACTTTTCGTGATGTGTCTCCCTGGGCTCTACCTTATGTTCAGATCTTGCAGAAAGAGAACATTACAAAAGGAATTAGTGATCAATTATTTGGTGCCAAGCAGAATATGACTCGTCAGGATATGGCCGTTTGGTATGCTAGGTATCTTGGTGTTTCTGAAGACACTCGTTCTGCTGGTATATCCAGTTTTGTGGATCAATTTGATATATCAGACTATGCACAAACGAGCGTGTGGTTGATGGAGCGATTAGAGCTGATAGAGGGGGATACGAATCATTATTTCTATCCCAAAAAATTTGTAACACGACAAGATGCCACGTTGGTTGCATATCGGGTATGGCTAGGCGGTGACGATCTGAGAGAGCGCGCCAAGCGTTTGCTAGAGTCAGGAAACGGAGCTGGAACGACGAATCAGCTACCCAGCCTGCCGGAACCGGACAAACCAGCGGTCGACTTGTCACCGGAAATTAGGCCCCAACCTGTGAATCCGGAAATTGAGGAGCCTGAAAGACACAGCTCAAAGCCCAAGCCACCGGCACCTGATCCTGAGCCACCGGCACCTGATCCCAAGCCACCGGTACCTGATCCTAAGCCACCGGTACCTGATCCCAAGCCACCGGTACCTGATCCCAAACCACCGGTACCCGATCCTAAGCCACCGATACCTGGTCCCAAGCCACCAGTGCCTGGTCCCAAACCACCGGATCACTCTTCGGATTTTGTAGTGGATGAGGTCGTAATCAAGGCGCCGGAGCTCATAAATCAACCGGAAACGTATCCTTCGTATCAGCTGTCCTTTCAGCTCTACAAAGAAGGGCAGCCGGTAAGCATTCCCGCTGCCAGCGTTACAAGTGTTACTTATACATTTAGTGATGCATTAGGTGTGTTTGATGAACAGGGGAAAATCGCACATGCCGAAAATATTCCTGCTGCAGATGGTATGATTCCTGTCGAGTTGGAAGTCACCATTGCCAAACCTTATCGGGTGCTTAAAGCACAGACCAAGCTGATTGTTAAGGAGAAGACTCCTCCACCAGAGGCTCCGAATGTAATCAGGTCCGTATACTTGGCGACGTACACCATTTCACAGGCCACTAATCTAGACCCTGCAGCCTGGAGCATGCCCTATGTATTTCACAATGCAAAGGGAGAGGTCATACCGCCCGGCTCGTTGCCGTCAGACTTGAAGCTTCGGATAGAGGATTCCAGTGAAATATTTGATGAGAATGGACGTATTGCCAATCTGCATTTGATTCCGGCAGTGAACTCAGTCATTCCGTTCAAGATTGAGGTTGAATCACCATCTCAGGGAATTCATTTCATATCCGATGCCGAGTTAACTGTAGTACCAGGAGAACGCAAAAAGCAATATTTTGCTGTCTCCATAATGCTGCAGGGAAAAGGAGGCAGTGCGACCACGGTAGACCAAATTAAGCAGGCTCGTCAATTGCTGATGGATCATTTTGGTCCTAACTTAAAAGTGACCTGGGCGATGGAAAATCCATTTGTTTTTGAAGACACGAATCGCCCGCAGCTCAAACAGGTTTTGGCATACGTGGATCAGTATGGTGATGAAATCGGGATTTTGGACGGGTATGCGAATAACCTGTATGAGTTTCCTGAATGGAATTTAAAGATGGACGAGTGGTTGTATATGTATCGTTATAATGCACTCAATGAGCTGCACCAAGGCGGTACGATGGGATCACCTTCGGTGTTTGAAAGCATGGATACAGACCAGTATCGGAAATATCTGCCTAAATCATTGACCAGCTTCACGGTGAATCCTGAGCAGGCCCAATGGCTTAAAGATCATTATAAGATCACTTCAGCCATGGGATGGTCGGCAACACAGTATAATGCTAACAACATGTATGGTGAGGGTTCACCTTTGATGCCTTACTGGTCCAATAAGGATAATCCGATTGTTCCCGCACAGGGGCTTACCGATAATAGCGGTATCGTGTTTATGAACTCGGTTACGATTGATCCCATTGGATCACGCTATACAGAAGGTTCCTCACGCTGGACGCTCCATCCAGGTGACCCATATGTGAATGAAACGGATGCGGCACCACAACTGTATATAGCACAGCAATATCTGGATAATCCGTATCAACGTTTAAATACGGTAAACTACATGTCCATTATTCTGGACATCAACTCGTTTGCCCAAAAACATAACCTGTCTCAAATATGGGATAACTTTGTGAATCACTTCCCTGCTGACCGCGAGGTCGAGATTGTGGGCGTGGACGGGCTGAAACAGATTTATGAATCGTCAGTTGGATCGAATAATGATCATTCGGAATTTTCACTCATGTTTAGGGGCTCCGGCTTTAAGACGGCCATGGACTCCAATAATTCGCCGGCCAATCTGCGTTACTTGTGGACTGAAAACGCCTCACAGCGGATCATTTTATCCAAGGAGGATGGAGATGCGGCATGGTCCATTATTGATTTTACGGACTATACCCGCAGTCCGGTTCCGAAGATGCCATACGGCAAGAAGAATTCGAAAGTGGATGTAAGCTATGTCACCGGAAGGAACTTCAAGCTAAATCCTACGGCTCCGTTAACAGCAGATGAAATCCAGCGCGTAAAGGATCGTTTGAAGGAGATCTACTTCGCAGAAGAAGTAAAGTATCAGTAA
- a CDS encoding winged helix-turn-helix transcriptional regulator: MRNRKGGFGECPAGNDQACPVEYTLDVIGGKWKGVILYHLMYGTKRFSEFRRICPGITQRMLTLQLRELEEDGVVHREVYQQVPPKVEYSLTEFGRTLIPIINLMKDWGENYKTKQRPADSRLQHPSPNL; this comes from the coding sequence ATGCGCAATCGGAAGGGCGGCTTTGGGGAATGTCCTGCTGGAAATGATCAGGCCTGTCCTGTGGAGTACACGCTGGACGTGATTGGGGGCAAGTGGAAAGGGGTTATTTTATACCATCTCATGTATGGAACAAAGCGGTTTAGTGAATTTCGGCGTATTTGTCCGGGAATTACACAGCGTATGTTGACACTCCAATTGCGCGAGCTGGAAGAGGACGGTGTAGTTCATCGGGAGGTTTACCAGCAGGTTCCACCCAAGGTCGAATACTCCCTAACTGAATTTGGAAGAACTCTGATCCCGATTATCAACCTGATGAAGGACTGGGGAGAAAATTATAAAACCAAGCAACGTCCAGCAGACAGCCGCCTTCAACATCCGAGCCCCAATTTGTAG